Proteins co-encoded in one Actinomadura luteofluorescens genomic window:
- a CDS encoding bifunctional DNA primase/polymerase, with amino-acid sequence MTTGTISGARHLRTALDLAAAGVPPLPLRAAKVPFGNCRACAGGACGGRPNMKVPGPCQCPAPCHAWAAATLDPNVLTSSAWAPAWRQAGAVAYHPGGAGLTVVDLDNPAAVAWARAALPATRTVPTTRGEHWIYRGVIQSANAVRFGVDIKSLMSYARWRGPGTGAMAELPAAVRALAVTKPQTIPAARPAATAPAPGPGGPCPHRTPAYLERGIAMAEQRITDAQSAVHTTVYRTFLAVLSAHGRCGCLTEAHITRLFTAAQAMGESPRHCTDAWTNARARLGL; translated from the coding sequence ATGACCACCGGAACCATCTCCGGCGCCCGTCACCTACGCACCGCGCTGGACCTGGCGGCGGCGGGCGTGCCGCCGCTGCCTCTGCGGGCGGCCAAGGTGCCGTTTGGGAACTGTCGCGCGTGCGCAGGAGGCGCGTGCGGCGGGCGTCCGAACATGAAGGTCCCGGGCCCCTGCCAGTGCCCCGCACCCTGCCACGCCTGGGCCGCGGCCACCCTCGACCCGAACGTCTTGACCTCGTCTGCGTGGGCTCCGGCGTGGCGGCAGGCCGGAGCGGTCGCCTACCATCCCGGCGGGGCTGGGCTGACCGTGGTCGACCTCGACAACCCGGCCGCCGTCGCTTGGGCCCGCGCGGCCCTGCCCGCCACTCGCACCGTGCCGACGACGCGCGGCGAGCACTGGATCTACCGGGGCGTCATCCAGTCGGCGAACGCGGTCCGGTTCGGCGTCGACATCAAGTCGCTCATGTCCTACGCCCGCTGGCGCGGCCCCGGGACCGGCGCCATGGCCGAGCTGCCCGCCGCCGTCCGCGCGCTGGCCGTCACCAAACCCCAGACGATCCCGGCCGCCCGGCCCGCAGCCACCGCGCCGGCACCCGGCCCCGGCGGGCCGTGCCCTCACCGCACGCCCGCCTACCTGGAGCGCGGCATCGCCATGGCCGAGCAGCGCATCACCGACGCCCAAAGCGCGGTCCACACCACCGTGTACCGCACGTTCCTGGCCGTGCTGTCGGCTCACGGCCGGTGCGGCTGCCTCACCGAAGCGCACATCACCAGGTTGTTCACCGCCGCACAAGCCATG